The following proteins are encoded in a genomic region of Salvelinus namaycush isolate Seneca chromosome 12, SaNama_1.0, whole genome shotgun sequence:
- the LOC120056613 gene encoding transmembrane protein 45B-like — MANFKGHALPGSCFLLLGLCWSVMYPLRHCWRRHQPKGRQKLPLFFNRIDLIEGALMLFFAFVGIMAEQFVPDGPHAHLYNRETQSWVKLMNWQHSTMYLFFSIAGVVKVLTMSSLPVPLGLDRLALSLAFFIEGLLFYFHVHMRPPLDTHIHSMLFVPVFGGAAITLLEVFMRDNIVLELLRTSMTILQGSWFFQIGFVLYPLNGVQWDLQAHDNTMFITMCFCWHLAVALLIVGINYWMGWCCVQRCSGRGSDIEIMMRKTSISQKALLQESDEE; from the exons ATGGCCAACTTCAAGGGACATGCCCTTCCTGGCAGCTGCTTTCTGCTGTtaggcctgtgttggtcagtgaTGTACCCTCTCCGACACTGCTGGAGGAGGCATCAGCCTAAAGGAAGACAAAAACTACCCCTGTTCTTTAACAGAATAGACTTAATTGAGGGGGCACTCATGCTTTTCTTTGCCTTTGTGG GCATCATGGCAGAGCAGTTTGTGCCTGATGGGCCCCATGCCCACCTGTACAACAGAGAGACCCAGTCCTGGGTGAAGCTGATGAACTGGCAGCACAGCACTATGTACCTCTTCTTCAGTATCGCTGGAGTTGTTAAAGTCCTCACTATGTCATCGCTTCCAGTCCCACTTGGTCTTGACCGCCTTGCTCTCTCCCTGGCTTTTTTTATTGAAG GGCTCCTGTTTTACTTCCATGTGCACATGCGCCCTCCTCTGGATACCCACATCCACTCCATGCTGTTTGTGCCGGTGTTTGGTGGGGCGGCCATCACCCTGTTGGAGGTGTTCATGCGAGATAACATCGTACTGGAACTGCTCAGGACCAGCATGACCATCCTGCAAGGCTCCTGGTTCTTTCAG ATTGGATTCGTGCTGTACCCATTAAACGGAGTACAGTGGGATCTGCAGGCACACGATAACACCATGTTCATCACCATGTGCTTCTGCTGGCATCTAGCTGTGGCCCTGCTGATCGTTGGCATCAACTACTGGATGGGCTGGTG CTGTGTACAAAGATGTTCAGGAAGAGGAAGTGACATAGAGATCATGATGAGAAAGACATCTATCTCCCAGAAGGCTCTGCTACAGGAGTCAGATGAAGAGTAG